One Miscanthus floridulus cultivar M001 chromosome 11, ASM1932011v1, whole genome shotgun sequence DNA window includes the following coding sequences:
- the LOC136494144 gene encoding probable LRR receptor-like serine/threonine-protein kinase At1g63430 → MTRRCAEGPPAPAPSLLQVLLALHCGVVFLQCSASAMGTDVSALMAFKRAIIEDPHSVLSDWTDADGNACDWRGVICSAPQGSVISLKLSNSSLKGFIAPELGRLSFLQELYLDHNLLFGTIPKLIGSLRNLRVLDLSVNRLTGPIPSELGGLSSVSVINFHSNGLTGSIPSELGKLQNLVELRLDRNRLKGPIPGSNTASFSPAADIGSTAHNGLCPSPRLYVGDFSYNFLVGKIPPCLKYLPRSSFQGNCFQDEYSVQQRALQMCISGSTGLRGGTNGFKHPGHNKHDKMQQPIWLLVLEIATGVLLVVFVITGIVTASRSCKLKPSIRISSWNRSKSWSDEITVLIDSDMLKSLPKLSRQELEVACEDFSNIIGSSPETVVYKGTMKDGPEVSVISLCAFEGQWTSHHELFYQNKVIDLARLNHENIAKFLGYCRESDPFSRMLVFEYAPNGTLFEHLHYGEGGQLSWLRRMKIAIGIAQGLRYLHTELQPPFAISELNSNSVYVTEDFTPKLVDFECWKMMFSRQFISRHEKSPGHLNSKSSFPGHGDSSEDKQADIQANTFAFGVILLEIISGRLPYCKDKGYLVDWATKYLQQPEEIGKLVDPELSSLRSEDLAVLCSVVSRCIDPDPSKRPSMQIITGVLENGIDLSAAAILKESSLAWAELALAL, encoded by the exons ATGACGAGGCGCTGTGCTGAggggccgccggcgccggcgccgagcCTCCTGCAGGTCCTCCTTGCCTTGCACTGCGGGGTGGTGTTCCTACAATGCTCGGCATCTGCCATGGGCACCGACG TGTCGGCGCTCATGGCATTCAAGCGCGCCATCATCGAGGACCCTCACTCCGTGCTCTCGGACTGGACTGACGCGGATGGCAACGCCTGCGACTGGCGCGGCGTGATCTGCTCCGCGCCCCAGGGCTCCGTCATCTCCCT GAAGCTATCAAACTCATCTCTCAAGGGATTCATCGCACCTGAACTTGGGCGGCTTAGTTTCTTGCAAGAGCT GTATTTGGATCATAACCTGCTCTTTGGCACAATTCCAAAACTAATTGGCTCACTGAGGAACCTGAGGGTTCTGGACTTGAGCGTTAATCGACTCACTGGCCCAATCCCTTCCGAGTTAGGTGGCTTGAGCAGTGTGAGCGTAAT AAACTTCCATTCCAATGGGTTGACTGGGAGTATACCGTCAGAGCTGGGAAAACTACAGAATCTCGTTGAACTTAGGTTGGACAGGAATAGATTGAAGGGACCGATTCCAGGAAGCAATACTGCCAGTTTTTCTCCTGCTGCAGATATTGG ATCCACAGCTCACAATGGACTATGCCCTTCTCCCCGATTATATGTTGGGGATTTTTCTTACAACTTTCTTGTTGGAAAAATTCCACCCTGCTTGAAATATCTTCCAAG GTCAAGTTTCCAAGGGAACTGCTTCCAGGATGAGTACTCTGTCCAACAACGAGCTTTGCAAATGTGTATAA GTGGTTCTACTGGCCTGCGAGGTGGCACAAATGGATTCAAACATCCTGGACATAATAAGCATGACAAAATGCAGCAACCAATTTGGCTTCTTGTTTTAGAAATTGCAACTGGTGTTCTTCTGGTTGTTTTTGTGATTACTGGTATCGTTACTGCTTCTAGAAGTTGCAAGCTGAAGCCTTCTATAAGAATATCATCATGGAATCGATCAAAAAGTTGGAGTGATGAGATAACAGTGTTGATTG ATTCTGATATGCTGAAAAGTTTACCAAAATTAAGTCGCCAGGAGCTTGAAGTAGCTTGTGAGGATTTTAGCAACATCATTGGCTCATCGCCAGAGACAGTAGTCTACAAAGGAACCATGAAGGATGGACCTGAAGTTTCTGTCATATCGTTATGCGCCTTTGAAGGTCAATGGACTAGCCACCATGAACTCTTTTACCAAAACAAG GTCATCGATCTGGCAAGATTGAATCATGAGAACATAGCAAAGTTTTTAGGTTACTGCAGGGAGAGTGATCCATTCTCTAGGATGCTAGTCTTCGAGTATGCACCAAATGGTACCTTATTTGAGCATCTACATT ATGGAGAAGGAGGCCAGTTATCTTGGCTCAGGCGAATGAAGATAGCCATTGGGATTGCCCAGGGGTTAAGATACCTGCATACTGAGTTGCAGCCCCCATTTGCTATATCTGAGCTTAATTCGAATTCCGTGTACGTTACGGAAGATTTTACTCCAAAG CTGGTTGATTTTGAATGCTGGAAGATGATGTTCTCGAGACAGTTCATCTCGAGACACGAGAAGTCTCCTGGACACTTGAATAGCAAATCCTCTTTCCCTGGCCATGGGGATTCATCTGAGGATAAACAAGCTGATATCCAAGCCAACACGTTTGCTTTTGGAGTGATTTTACTGGAGATTATCAGCGGGCGGCTTCCATATTGCAAGGATAAAGGTTATTTGGTGGACTGG GCGACCAAGTACCTCCAGCAGCCAGAGGAGATTGGGAAGCTGGTGGACCCCGAGCTAAGCAGCTTGCGGAGCGAGGACCTGGCGGTGCTGTGCAGCGTGGTGAGCCGGTGCATCGACCCGGACCCGTCCAAGAGGCCGTCGATGCAGATCATCACGGGCGTGCTTGAGAACGGGATCGACCTGTCGGCAGCCGCCATCCTCAAGGAGTCATCGCTGGCGTGGGCCGAGCTCGCCCTTGCCTTGTGA
- the LOC136492769 gene encoding oxalate--CoA ligase-like, whose product MAATEATTLTALLKEAAAAFPARRAVSVPGRLELTHAALDALVDAAAARLAADAGVLPGHGVALAFPNTVELVIMFLAVIRAGAVAAPLNPAYTQEEFEFYLSDSEARLLVTNAEGNAAAQAAAAKLGLVHAAATLHDAAGPVHLAGLPALANGNGTKSNGSHQGGGGGAAGGSPNDNDPSDVALFLHTSGTTSRPKGVPLTQRNLAASVRNIRSVYRLSESDATVVVLPLFHVHGLLCALLSSLASGASVALPASGRFSASTFWADMRASGATWYTAVPTIHQIILDRHASRPEAEAYPALRFIRSCSASLAPAILERLEAAFGAPVLEAYAMTEASHLMTSNPLPEDGARKPGSVGRAVGQELAVLDEEGRRVAAGSPGEVCVRGDNVTAGYKGNPEANEAAFRFGWFHTGDIGVVDEEGYVRLVGRIKELINRGGEKISPIEVDAVLLGVPGVAQAVSFGVPDDKYGEEINCAVIPRDGSALREEEVLAHCRRNLASFKVPKKVFITDDLPKTATGKIQRRIVAQHFVQPASA is encoded by the exons ATGGCGGCGACGGAGGCCACCACGCTGACGGCGCTGCTCAAGGAGGCGGCGGCCGCCTTCCCGGCCCGCCGCGCCGTCTCCGTCCCGGGCAGGCTGGAGCTCACGCACGCCGCCCTCGACGCGCTCGTCGACGCGGCGGCCGCGCGACTCGCCGCCGACGCCGGCGTCCTCCCGGGCCACGGTGTCGCGCTCGCCTTCCCCAACACCGTCGAG CTGGTGATCATGTTCCTGGCGGTGATCCGCGCGGGCGCCGTGGCGGCGCCGCTGAACCCGGCCTACACGCAGGAAGAGTTCGAGTTCTACCTCTCCGACTCGGAGGCGCGCCTCCTCGTCACCAACGCGGAGGGCAACGCGGCGGCGCAGGCGGCGGCCGCCAAGCTCGGGCTcgtccacgccgccgccaccctccACGACGCGGCCGGCCCGGTCCACCTCGCCGGCCTCCCGGCCCTGGCGAACGGGAACGGAACCAAGAGCAACGGGTCGCAccaaggcggcggcggtggcgcggcgggGGGCTCTCCCAACGACAACGACCCGTCGGACGTGGCGCTGTTCTTGCACACCTCCGGCACGACGAGCCGGCCCAAGGGCGTGCCGCTGACGCAGCGCAACCTGGCGGCGTCGGTGCGGAACATCCGGTCCGTGTACCGCCTGTCCGAGTCCGACGCCACGGTGGTGGTGCTGCCGCTGTTccacgtgcacgggctcctcTGCGCGCTGCTGAGCTCGCTGGCGTCGGGCGCGTCCGTGGCGCTGCCGGCGTCGGGGCGGTTCTCGGCGTCCACGTTCTGGGCCGACATGCGTGCCTCGGGCGCCACGTGGTACACGGCGGTGCCGACGATCCACCAGATCATCCTGGACCGTCACGCGTCGCGGCCGGAGGCGGAAGCATATCCGGCGCTGCGTTTCATCCGCAGCTGCAGCGCGTCGCTGGCGCCGGCGATCCTGGAGCGTCTGGAGGCGGCGTTCGGCGCGCCGGTGCTGGAGGCGTACGCGATGACGGAGGCGTCGCACCTGATGACGTCGAACCCGCTGCCGGAGGACGGGGCCCGGAAGCCCGGGTCGGTGGGGCGGGCCGTCGGGCAGGAACTGGCGGTGCTGGACGAGGAAGGGCGGCGCGTGGCGGCGGGGAGCCCCGGGGAGGTGTGCGTCCGCGGGGACAACGTGACGGCGGGTTACAAGGGGAATCCGGAGGCGAACGAGGCGGCGTTCCGGTTCGGGTGGTTCCACACGGGGGACATCGGCGTGGTGGACGAGGAAGGGTACGTCCGGCTGGTCGGGCGCATCAAGGAGCTCATCAACCGCGGCGGGGAGAAGATCTCCCCGATCGAGGTGGACGCCGTGCTGCTGGGCGTCCCCGGCGTGGCGCAGGCCGTGTCGTTCGGCGTGCCCGACGACAAGTACGGGGAGGAGATCAACTGCGCGGTGATCCCGCGGGACGGGTCGGCGCTGCGAGAGGAGGAGGTGCTGGCGCACTGCCGGCGGAACCTGGCGTCGTTCAAGGTGCCCAAGAAGGTGTTCATCACCGACGACCTGCCCAAGACGGCCACCGGCAAGATCCAGCGCCGCATCGTGGCGCAGCACTTCGTGCAGCCGGCCAGTGCCTGA